Proteins from a genomic interval of Sphingobacterium lactis:
- a CDS encoding NAD(P)/FAD-dependent oxidoreductase: MAYDAIIIGGGACGLMCAVQAGLLGKKTLLIERNDKPGAKILISGGGRCNYTNLYTTVDNFVSENPKFLNAVFSQWTVDDTVQFFENFGSIKGQEKTLGQLFPTTNKAKDIVAVFTKLMYETGQDIWLDTEVTNVEEDGGGFVISFTKSGKNGKISSPKVVLATGGLPVAKLGASDFALRMARKFGLQVVDTAPALVPLTITGKDADWYASLAGNSVYSRVYNEQISFEENILFTHWGLSGPAILQISSYWKPGQSFTIDLLPKFRLEELIKQEREFGGKRLVSQLLNDFFTKKMVDALGAFLPLQTKIASLSKADAKLIIERIHKFQVKPAGDKGYDKAEVMRGGVSTTELLTKTLAAKKVPGLYFGGEAVDITGWLGGYNFQWAWAAGYAIAQDI, from the coding sequence ATGGCATACGATGCAATCATAATTGGGGGAGGTGCCTGCGGTCTAATGTGCGCCGTACAGGCGGGCCTGCTGGGCAAAAAGACACTCCTAATCGAACGCAACGATAAACCCGGTGCCAAAATTCTGATCTCGGGAGGTGGACGCTGTAACTACACGAATCTTTATACAACTGTAGATAATTTCGTTTCCGAAAACCCGAAATTCCTCAATGCCGTTTTTTCTCAGTGGACCGTAGACGATACGGTGCAATTCTTTGAGAACTTCGGTTCCATAAAAGGGCAGGAAAAAACTTTGGGACAGTTGTTCCCAACGACCAATAAAGCAAAGGATATCGTTGCTGTCTTTACCAAGTTAATGTATGAAACAGGGCAGGATATCTGGCTGGATACGGAAGTTACCAATGTGGAAGAAGATGGGGGAGGTTTTGTCATAAGTTTCACCAAATCGGGAAAGAATGGAAAGATCAGCAGTCCGAAAGTGGTTCTGGCGACGGGAGGTCTTCCGGTAGCCAAATTAGGCGCCTCAGATTTTGCTCTTCGGATGGCTCGGAAATTTGGACTTCAGGTTGTCGATACGGCACCCGCACTCGTGCCTCTGACCATTACGGGTAAGGATGCCGACTGGTATGCTTCCCTAGCGGGTAACAGCGTATATTCAAGGGTATATAATGAGCAGATATCTTTCGAGGAGAACATTCTTTTCACCCACTGGGGCCTGAGTGGGCCGGCGATTTTACAGATTTCTTCCTATTGGAAGCCCGGCCAATCCTTTACCATTGATCTCTTGCCGAAGTTCAGATTGGAAGAACTGATCAAACAGGAGCGCGAATTCGGGGGCAAGCGGTTGGTATCTCAACTGCTCAATGATTTTTTCACCAAGAAGATGGTGGACGCGTTGGGCGCATTTCTTCCATTGCAGACCAAAATTGCCTCACTCAGTAAAGCAGATGCGAAATTAATAATCGAACGCATCCATAAATTCCAGGTTAAGCCAGCAGGTGATAAAGGATATGACAAGGCGGAAGTAATGCGTGGTGGAGTATCAACTACAGAATTGCTTACTAAGACGTTGGCGGCGAAAAAAGTCCCTGGCCTTTATTTTGGTGGCGAAGCAGTGGATATTACTGGCTGGTTGGGAGGCTATAATTTCCAATGGGCATGGGCTGCAGGCTATGCTATTGCACAGGATATTTAA
- a CDS encoding Gfo/Idh/MocA family oxidoreductase: MKKFKVGLIGFSIGGHVFHAPFIHENPDFILYKVSARKPEQQQMLAARYPEALGVQTADDIIHDPEVDLVVVATSNDVHFSLAKTALEAGKHVVVEKPFTNYSHEADELIALAKEKGLLLSVHHNARFHSDFKTVKKVIESGRLGRVVNFEGRYDRFRNFLREGAWREENLPGSGIHYDLGAHLIDQALQIFGKPDAVYADLRVERDGAKAIDNFEFILSYPGVKVSLKGQMLAKLATARYAVYGTNGCFVKWGVDPQEALLREGTAPGQVAEWGKELPEYAGTLAILENGVDVEERIPSEVGSGQDFYKNIAAALKGEAEVFVKPEQARDVIRILELAEQSWKEQRAISLKGELIS; this comes from the coding sequence ATGAAGAAATTTAAAGTTGGTTTGATCGGATTTTCCATTGGGGGCCATGTATTCCATGCGCCTTTCATCCATGAGAATCCCGATTTTATCTTGTATAAAGTCTCCGCACGTAAGCCTGAGCAGCAACAGATGCTGGCAGCGCGTTATCCGGAGGCACTGGGCGTACAGACAGCCGATGATATCATCCATGATCCTGAAGTGGATCTCGTGGTGGTCGCTACTTCCAATGATGTGCATTTCAGCTTGGCTAAGACCGCTTTGGAAGCGGGCAAGCATGTCGTGGTGGAAAAACCGTTTACCAATTACAGCCATGAAGCTGATGAGCTTATTGCGCTGGCAAAAGAGAAAGGGCTCCTGTTGTCGGTCCACCACAATGCCAGATTCCATTCGGATTTCAAGACCGTGAAAAAAGTTATTGAATCCGGCCGCTTGGGTCGAGTCGTTAATTTTGAAGGACGTTATGATCGATTCCGCAATTTCTTGCGCGAAGGTGCATGGCGGGAAGAGAACCTGCCTGGATCGGGGATCCATTACGACCTCGGTGCGCACCTCATCGACCAAGCACTACAGATCTTCGGTAAACCTGATGCTGTATATGCTGACCTACGTGTGGAACGAGATGGCGCAAAAGCCATTGATAATTTTGAATTTATACTGTCCTATCCCGGCGTAAAGGTTTCTTTGAAGGGACAGATGCTCGCAAAATTAGCAACCGCTCGGTATGCCGTATATGGTACGAATGGATGCTTTGTGAAATGGGGCGTCGATCCTCAAGAAGCCTTGTTGCGCGAAGGTACTGCTCCCGGGCAAGTTGCCGAATGGGGAAAGGAACTGCCTGAATATGCTGGTACCCTCGCCATTCTGGAAAATGGAGTGGACGTGGAAGAGCGCATCCCTAGTGAAGTGGGGTCAGGGCAGGATTTCTATAAGAATATTGCCGCCGCATTGAAAGGGGAGGCAGAGGTGTTTGTCAAACCTGAGCAGGCACGCGATGTCATCCGTATTTTGGAGCTCGCTGAGCAGTCCTGGAAAGAACAACGCGCGATATCCCTGAAGGGAGAACTTATTTCTTAA